A genomic region of Chelmon rostratus isolate fCheRos1 chromosome 8, fCheRos1.pri, whole genome shotgun sequence contains the following coding sequences:
- the leng9 gene encoding LOW QUALITY PROTEIN: leukocyte receptor cluster member 9 (The sequence of the model RefSeq protein was modified relative to this genomic sequence to represent the inferred CDS: inserted 4 bases in 3 codons; deleted 2 bases in 1 codon) — protein MYVYESAERDEEGVNVCQFFLMERSYFGHRCRLSHSDPSENKSMDDSGGASPDQDYNQDLKKMENHKKKVNKATKPKWAKEVDKKPRMSTPNDVTSRIRSDPSVDASEVVVGYXGVLECPFNDNNWDINPHNCDYSAELALSRNRIQYFIYRGHRVWDRKRRTDRVFGSTGQSLAPPFGGEKEVKGINTEGQEQQQDLKTTEGQPPAACVQEVAETEQCSHTESTHLEEEKPSXTQPAPKCGENTFRXQRKPQGACVTEEAAIRPKALTDQTSLSQKEGASVKEEAEEEPSLELQEDTLSYFGVLNISQGPLPLGKRGEKQGGYSQKIRITHFIVIRANTYLCQRRLRSRLFS, from the exons ATGTATGTCTATG AGTCAGCAGAACGGGATGAGGAAGGAGTCAACGTgtgccag ttttttctgatggaaAGGTCTTATTTTGGCCACAGATGTCGTTTGTCTCACAG tGATCCatct gaaaacaaatcaatggATGATTCAGGGGGTGCATCTCCTGACCAGGATTACAATCAAGATCTAAAAAAGATGGAAAACCACAAGAAGAAAGTGAACAAAGCAACAAAGCCAAAATGGGCAAAAG AGGTGGACAAAAAGCCTCGCATGAGCACACCAAATGACGTTACCTCTCGGATCCGGTCGGACCCATCAGTGGATGCTTCAGAAGTTGTAGTGGGGT GTGGTGTGCTGGAGTGTCCCTTCAATGACAACAACTGGGACATCAACCCCCACAACTGTGATTACTCTGCTGAACTGGCCCTGTCTAGAAACAGGATCCAGTACTTCATCTACAGGGGCCACCGCGTCTGGGACCGAAAACGCAGGACTGACAGGGTGTTTGGCTCCACCGGTCAATCTCTGGCTCCCCCCTTTGGAGGGGAGAAGGAAGTAAAGG GAATAAACACAGAGGGCCAAGAGCAGCAGCAAGACCTTAAAACAACAGAAGGGCAGCCACCTGCTGCCTGTGTGCAGGAAGTGGCTGAAACAGAGCAGTGTAGTCATACAGAGAGCACACATCTGGAGGAAGAGAAGCCGAG GACTCAGCCAGCGCCAAAGTGTGGAGAAAACACTTTTC AACAACGGAAACCACAAGGAGCATGTGTTACGGAGGAGGCTGCAATTAG GCCAAAAGCTTTAACAGACCAAACCTCCCTATCCCAGAAAGAAGGAGCGAGCGTaaaagaggaggctgaggaggagccttCGTTGGAATTGCAAGAAGATACTTTG AGTTACTTCGGAGTCCTGAACATCAGCCAGGGTCCTTTACCTCttgggaagagaggagagaagcaaGGCGGTTACTCTCAAAAAATACGAATCACGCACTTCATCGTCATCAGGGCCAACACTTACTTGTGCCAGAGGAGGCTCCGGAGTAGATTATTTTCCTGA
- the flcn gene encoding folliculin isoform X2 encodes MNALVALCHFCELHGPRTLFCTEALHPPSPSPSSQAGVPVPGDRDRDGDREGEGLTMRANSSATQRGEMCDGCRSLPASHPGFVSIDDETGIRFLSHQHPRQPQLFSVVRQACVRSLSCEVCPGREGPIFFGDEQHGFVFSHTFFIKDSLARGFQRWYSIIMVAMDRIYLINSWPFLLRHLRLTIQSLQSTALKVFDNEQGVCPQRAVRMNSVFSPAVFPHQRSGNAARSLMSLTQHPNLWASLHSSFSWLLKACGSRLTEKLLEGAPTEDTLVLIERQTEQEEEMSCWEGAEGGASEAQQHQSESELGHDFLCDDAKLDELPGPKFRSLRHLRQVLGAAEFRHLVWHVLMGNQVIWRGADPCLIQSAFTVLKSLLPVGCVRLVPYSAQYEEAYKCNFLGLSPDVPIPTHVSSSEFSVLVDVSSERSCQISAMCDDIASLYQFTISSANTQPTDRGPTLLNKLEVALSNENLSVDVVSHCLLCLKEEWMNKVKVLFKFSKVDGRGREDTQKVLALLGATGPGEEDNVRLLKFWMTGLSKTYKSHLMTAVRGGERSPSQ; translated from the exons ATGAATGCTCTGGTTGCTCTCTGTCACTTCTGTGAGCTCCATGGCCCTCGGACGTTGTTTTGCACTGAGGCGCTGCACCCTCCGTCCCCATCCCCTTCATCCCAGGCAGGTGTCCCAGTGCCTGGGGACAGGGACCGCGATGGCGACAGGGAAGGCGAAGGGCTGACCATGAGGGCCAACAGCTCGgccacacagagaggagaaatgtgTGAT GGATGTCGATCTCTCCCTGCATCTCACCCGGGCTTTGTCAGCATTGATGATGAAACAGGCATACGCTTCCTGAGCCACCAGCATCCCAGACAGCCACAGCTCTTCAGCGTGGTCCGCCAGGCCTGTGTACGCAGCCTCAGCTGTGAG gTGTGCCCCGGCCGTGAAGGGCCAATTTTCTTTGGAGATGAGCAACACGGTTTTGTGTTTTCGCACACCTTCTTTATCAAAGACAGCCTGGCCAGGGGCTTCCAGCGCTGGTACAGTATCATCATGGTAGCAATGGACAGGATCTACCTTATCAACTCCTGGCCTTTTCTTTTACGCCACCTTAGACTCACTATACAGAGCCTGCAAAGCACAGCCCTCAAG GTGTTTGACAATGAACAAGGAGTTTGCCCCCAGCGAGCAGTGAGGATGAACAGTGTCTTCTCACCTGCAGTTTTCCCACACCAAAGGAGTGGCAACGCAGCTCGATCACTTATGTCTCTTACCCAGCATCCCAACCTCTGGGCCAGCCTGCACTCCTCCTTTAGCTG GTTGCTTAAGGCCTGTGGGAGTCGTCTGacagagaagctgctggagggagcccccactgaggacacacTGGTGCtcatagagagacagacag agcaagaggaggaaatgagctgCTGGGAGGGAGCAGAAGGAGGCGCTTCTGAGGCACAGCAGCACCAGTCAGAGAGCGAGCTGGGCCATGACTTCCTGTGTGATGATGCAAAATTAGATGAGTTACCTGGTCCCAAATTTAGGTCACTTAGGCATTTGAGACAG GTCCTCGGGGCTGCTGAGTTTCGTCACCTAGTGTGGCACGTGCTCATGGGAAATCAGGTCATATGGAGAGGCGCAGACCCCTGTCTCATCCAGTCAGCTTTTACAGTGCTCAAG TCTTTGCTCCCGGTAGGCTGTGTGCGTTTGGTGCCATACAGTGCTCAGTATGAGGAGGCCTATAAATGCAACTTCCTGGGTCTCAGCCCGGATGTGCCCATTCCAACCCACGTCAGCTCCTCGG AGTTTTCAGTGCTGGTGGATGTcagttcagagagaagctgtcagATCTCAGCGATGTGTGATGATATCGCCTCACTTTATCAGTTCACCATCAGCAGTGCCAACACACAGCCCACAGACAGGG GTCCAACATTATTGAACAAGCTTGAGGTGGCCCTGTCTAATGAGAACTTGTCTGTGGACGTTGTATCTCActgcctgctgtgtctgaaGGAAGAGTGGATGAA taAGGTGAAAGTGCTGTTCAAGTTCTCCAAAGTGGACGGGCGAGGGAGAGAGGACACCCAGAAGGTCCTGGCCCTCCTAGGCGCAACAGGGCCGGGCGAGGAGGACAACGTCAGGCTGCTCAAGTTCTGGATGACTGGACTCAGCAAAACCTACAAGAGTCATTTAATGACTGCTGTgcgaggaggggagaggagccCCAGCCAGTGa
- the flcn gene encoding folliculin isoform X1, with amino-acid sequence MNALVALCHFCELHGPRTLFCTEALHPPSPSPSSQAGVPVPGDRDRDGDREGEGLTMRANSSATQRGEMCDGCRSLPASHPGFVSIDDETGIRFLSHQHPRQPQLFSVVRQACVRSLSCEVNSDVCPGREGPIFFGDEQHGFVFSHTFFIKDSLARGFQRWYSIIMVAMDRIYLINSWPFLLRHLRLTIQSLQSTALKVFDNEQGVCPQRAVRMNSVFSPAVFPHQRSGNAARSLMSLTQHPNLWASLHSSFSWLLKACGSRLTEKLLEGAPTEDTLVLIERQTEQEEEMSCWEGAEGGASEAQQHQSESELGHDFLCDDAKLDELPGPKFRSLRHLRQVLGAAEFRHLVWHVLMGNQVIWRGADPCLIQSAFTVLKSLLPVGCVRLVPYSAQYEEAYKCNFLGLSPDVPIPTHVSSSEFSVLVDVSSERSCQISAMCDDIASLYQFTISSANTQPTDRGPTLLNKLEVALSNENLSVDVVSHCLLCLKEEWMNKVKVLFKFSKVDGRGREDTQKVLALLGATGPGEEDNVRLLKFWMTGLSKTYKSHLMTAVRGGERSPSQ; translated from the exons ATGAATGCTCTGGTTGCTCTCTGTCACTTCTGTGAGCTCCATGGCCCTCGGACGTTGTTTTGCACTGAGGCGCTGCACCCTCCGTCCCCATCCCCTTCATCCCAGGCAGGTGTCCCAGTGCCTGGGGACAGGGACCGCGATGGCGACAGGGAAGGCGAAGGGCTGACCATGAGGGCCAACAGCTCGgccacacagagaggagaaatgtgTGAT GGATGTCGATCTCTCCCTGCATCTCACCCGGGCTTTGTCAGCATTGATGATGAAACAGGCATACGCTTCCTGAGCCACCAGCATCCCAGACAGCCACAGCTCTTCAGCGTGGTCCGCCAGGCCTGTGTACGCAGCCTCAGCTGTGAGGTAAACAGTGAC gTGTGCCCCGGCCGTGAAGGGCCAATTTTCTTTGGAGATGAGCAACACGGTTTTGTGTTTTCGCACACCTTCTTTATCAAAGACAGCCTGGCCAGGGGCTTCCAGCGCTGGTACAGTATCATCATGGTAGCAATGGACAGGATCTACCTTATCAACTCCTGGCCTTTTCTTTTACGCCACCTTAGACTCACTATACAGAGCCTGCAAAGCACAGCCCTCAAG GTGTTTGACAATGAACAAGGAGTTTGCCCCCAGCGAGCAGTGAGGATGAACAGTGTCTTCTCACCTGCAGTTTTCCCACACCAAAGGAGTGGCAACGCAGCTCGATCACTTATGTCTCTTACCCAGCATCCCAACCTCTGGGCCAGCCTGCACTCCTCCTTTAGCTG GTTGCTTAAGGCCTGTGGGAGTCGTCTGacagagaagctgctggagggagcccccactgaggacacacTGGTGCtcatagagagacagacag agcaagaggaggaaatgagctgCTGGGAGGGAGCAGAAGGAGGCGCTTCTGAGGCACAGCAGCACCAGTCAGAGAGCGAGCTGGGCCATGACTTCCTGTGTGATGATGCAAAATTAGATGAGTTACCTGGTCCCAAATTTAGGTCACTTAGGCATTTGAGACAG GTCCTCGGGGCTGCTGAGTTTCGTCACCTAGTGTGGCACGTGCTCATGGGAAATCAGGTCATATGGAGAGGCGCAGACCCCTGTCTCATCCAGTCAGCTTTTACAGTGCTCAAG TCTTTGCTCCCGGTAGGCTGTGTGCGTTTGGTGCCATACAGTGCTCAGTATGAGGAGGCCTATAAATGCAACTTCCTGGGTCTCAGCCCGGATGTGCCCATTCCAACCCACGTCAGCTCCTCGG AGTTTTCAGTGCTGGTGGATGTcagttcagagagaagctgtcagATCTCAGCGATGTGTGATGATATCGCCTCACTTTATCAGTTCACCATCAGCAGTGCCAACACACAGCCCACAGACAGGG GTCCAACATTATTGAACAAGCTTGAGGTGGCCCTGTCTAATGAGAACTTGTCTGTGGACGTTGTATCTCActgcctgctgtgtctgaaGGAAGAGTGGATGAA taAGGTGAAAGTGCTGTTCAAGTTCTCCAAAGTGGACGGGCGAGGGAGAGAGGACACCCAGAAGGTCCTGGCCCTCCTAGGCGCAACAGGGCCGGGCGAGGAGGACAACGTCAGGCTGCTCAAGTTCTGGATGACTGGACTCAGCAAAACCTACAAGAGTCATTTAATGACTGCTGTgcgaggaggggagaggagccCCAGCCAGTGa